One genomic segment of Bacteroides caccae includes these proteins:
- the ftsA gene encoding cell division protein FtsA, with translation MATTEFIAAIELGSSKITGVAGKKNSDGSMQVLAYAQEDSSTFIRKGVIFNLDKTAQSLTSIINRLEGELKNSIAKVYVGIGGQSLRTVRNVVSRDLEEEAIISEELVSAIGDENIAVPVVDMDILDVAPQEYKVGNNLQANPVGLVGSHIEGRFLNIVARTSVRKNLEHCFQQAKIDIADQLIAPLVTANAVLTESERRSGCALVDFGADTTTISVYKNNILRFLTVLPLGGNSITRDITSLQMEEEEAERLKKAYGDAFYEEEEDQEEATCKLDDDSRTIKVSDLNNIVEARAEEIIANVWNQVQLSGYEDKLLAGIIMTGGAANLKNLDEMLRKRSKIEKIRMAKLPRNTVHAPSNVLKKDGSQNTLFGLLFEGNQNCCLTETAAPQSPVTPKPEPEVHKTVDMFEDDQELKEQARIARLKKEEEEREAKIAAKEAEKLRKQKEKEEKERRKREAGPSWIQRKIDSLTKEIFSDDDMK, from the coding sequence ATGGCAACAACAGAATTTATCGCCGCTATTGAACTTGGTTCATCGAAGATAACCGGTGTGGCCGGAAAAAAGAACAGTGACGGAAGTATGCAGGTATTAGCGTATGCCCAGGAAGACTCTTCTACGTTTATCCGTAAAGGGGTGATCTTCAACCTGGACAAGACGGCTCAAAGCCTGACTTCTATCATTAACCGACTGGAAGGTGAGTTGAAGAACTCAATTGCCAAAGTATATGTAGGCATCGGCGGACAGTCACTCCGCACAGTCCGTAATGTAGTAAGTCGCGATCTGGAAGAAGAAGCTATCATATCGGAAGAACTCGTAAGCGCTATCGGCGACGAGAACATTGCCGTTCCGGTGGTCGACATGGATATATTGGACGTAGCCCCGCAGGAATACAAGGTCGGCAACAACCTGCAAGCCAATCCGGTGGGCCTGGTAGGTAGCCACATCGAGGGACGCTTCCTCAATATCGTAGCCCGCACCTCTGTCCGAAAGAATCTGGAGCACTGCTTCCAACAGGCGAAAATCGACATTGCCGACCAATTGATCGCTCCGTTGGTAACTGCCAATGCCGTACTGACCGAAAGCGAACGTCGTTCAGGTTGTGCGCTCGTTGACTTCGGAGCAGATACAACCACTATCTCTGTATATAAAAACAATATACTCCGCTTCCTGACAGTACTACCGTTGGGAGGAAACAGTATCACCCGTGACATCACTTCCCTGCAAATGGAGGAAGAAGAAGCGGAACGTCTGAAAAAAGCATACGGAGACGCCTTCTACGAGGAGGAGGAAGATCAGGAAGAAGCTACCTGCAAACTGGATGACGACAGCCGCACGATCAAAGTAAGCGACCTCAACAATATCGTCGAAGCCCGTGCAGAAGAAATCATTGCCAATGTTTGGAATCAGGTTCAGCTATCCGGCTACGAAGACAAGCTGCTGGCAGGAATCATCATGACAGGAGGAGCCGCCAACCTGAAGAATCTGGACGAAATGTTGCGCAAACGCAGCAAGATAGAAAAGATCAGAATGGCGAAACTTCCACGTAATACAGTCCATGCTCCAAGCAACGTACTGAAAAAGGATGGTTCGCAGAACACACTGTTCGGCCTCCTGTTCGAAGGAAACCAGAACTGTTGTCTGACGGAAACTGCTGCTCCGCAGTCTCCCGTAACTCCGAAACCGGAACCGGAAGTACACAAAACTGTCGATATGTTTGAGGACGACCAGGAACTGAAAGAACAAGCCCGCATCGCCCGGCTCAAGAAAGAGGAAGAAGAAAGAGAGGCCAAGATAGCAGCTAAGGAAGCAGAAAAACTTCGCAAGCAGAAGGAAAAGGAAGAGAAAGAAAGAAGGAAAAGAGAAGCCGGTCCGAGCTGGATTCAGCGCAAGATCGACTCGTTGACAAAAGAGATATTCTCTGACGACGACATGAAATAA
- a CDS encoding cell division protein FtsQ/DivIB encodes MVKRILLSIVMLALIAYLIVAITAFNRKPADQTCRDMELVIKDTAYAGFITKDELKGILQQKGIYPIGKKMERISTKSLERELSKHPLIDQAECYKTPSGKVCVEVTQRIPILRVMSSNGENYYLDNKGTVMPPEAKCVAHRVIVTGNVEKSFAMKDLYKFGVFLHNNKFWDALIEQIHVLPDRNIELVPRVGDHLVYLGKLDNFEDKLARLKEFYKKGLNQVGWNKYSRINLEFSNQIICTKRENKK; translated from the coding sequence ATGGTAAAGAGAATCCTTCTATCCATTGTCATGCTGGCGCTCATAGCCTACCTTATCGTAGCTATCACCGCCTTCAACCGCAAGCCTGCCGACCAGACCTGCCGTGACATGGAACTTGTCATCAAGGATACCGCTTACGCCGGCTTCATCACTAAAGACGAGCTGAAAGGGATCCTTCAGCAAAAAGGGATCTACCCTATCGGAAAGAAAATGGAACGTATCTCTACCAAATCATTGGAACGGGAACTGAGCAAGCACCCGCTCATCGACCAGGCAGAGTGTTACAAAACTCCCAGCGGCAAAGTTTGCGTAGAAGTAACCCAACGCATCCCTATCCTCCGGGTGATGAGTTCCAACGGCGAGAATTACTATCTCGACAACAAAGGAACTGTGATGCCGCCGGAGGCAAAATGCGTCGCCCACCGGGTAATTGTCACCGGAAACGTAGAAAAGTCGTTTGCAATGAAGGATTTATATAAGTTTGGTGTATTTTTGCATAACAATAAGTTCTGGGATGCTCTGATAGAACAAATCCACGTGTTGCCCGACCGCAACATCGAACTGGTTCCCCGTGTGGGAGACCACCTCGTCTATCTCGGCAAACTGGACAACTTTGAAGACAAGCTGGCACGTCTGAAAGAGTTTTATAAGAAAGGACTCAATCAGGTAGGCTGGAATAAATATTCACGCATCAACCTCGAGTTCAGCAACCAGATAATTTGTACGAAACGAGAAAATAAAAAATAA
- the murC gene encoding UDP-N-acetylmuramate--L-alanine ligase — MNIETIKSVYFVGAGGIGMSALVRYFLFKGKVVAGYDRTPTPLTETLIAEGAQIHYEENIDLIPEACKDKESTLVVFTPAVPQEHEELVYFRNNGFEIQKRAQVLGTITHSSKGLCVAGTHGKTTTSTMTAHLLHQSHVECTAFLGGISKNYGTNLLLSQKSPYTVIEADEFDRSFHWLSPYMSVITATDPDHLDIYGTEQAYLESFEHYTTLIQPGGALIIRKGISLQPKVQPGVRVYNYSRDEGDFHAENIRIGNGEIFIDFVAPDTRINDIQLGIPVSINIENGVAAMALAHLNGVTDEEIKKGMASFRGVDRRFDFKIKNDRVVFLSDYAHHPSEIKQSVLSMRELYKDKKITAIFQPHLYTRTRDFYQDFADSLSLLDEVILVDIYPAREAPIPGITSKLIYDNLRPGIEKSMCKKEDILNILKDKNIEVLITLGAGDIDNYVPEICKILENR; from the coding sequence ATGAATATAGAAACGATAAAATCAGTCTATTTCGTAGGTGCCGGCGGCATCGGAATGAGTGCACTTGTACGTTACTTCCTTTTCAAAGGCAAAGTAGTGGCAGGCTACGACCGTACCCCTACTCCACTGACTGAAACCCTGATCGCCGAAGGCGCACAAATACATTACGAAGAAAACATCGACCTGATTCCGGAAGCCTGTAAGGACAAGGAAAGTACGCTCGTCGTATTCACTCCCGCCGTTCCGCAGGAACACGAAGAACTGGTTTATTTCCGTAACAACGGATTCGAAATACAGAAACGCGCCCAAGTGCTGGGAACAATCACTCATTCGAGCAAAGGCTTATGCGTAGCAGGAACTCATGGCAAGACCACCACGTCGACCATGACTGCCCACCTGCTCCACCAGTCGCACGTGGAATGTACCGCCTTCCTCGGAGGAATCTCAAAGAACTACGGCACCAACTTGCTGCTTTCTCAAAAAAGCCCTTACACGGTCATTGAAGCAGACGAGTTCGACCGTTCTTTCCATTGGCTATCCCCTTATATGTCCGTTATCACGGCCACAGATCCCGACCATTTGGATATTTACGGTACAGAACAGGCCTATCTGGAAAGTTTCGAGCATTACACAACTCTCATTCAACCGGGCGGCGCATTGATTATCCGTAAAGGCATCTCCCTACAACCGAAAGTGCAACCCGGCGTCCGTGTCTACAACTATTCACGTGACGAAGGAGACTTCCATGCCGAAAACATCCGCATCGGAAACGGAGAAATATTCATCGACTTCGTAGCCCCGGATACCCGGATCAACGACATCCAGTTAGGAATCCCAGTAAGTATCAACATTGAGAACGGAGTAGCTGCCATGGCATTGGCACACCTGAACGGAGTGACCGATGAAGAAATCAAAAAAGGCATGGCCAGCTTCCGCGGAGTAGACCGCCGGTTCGACTTCAAGATAAAGAACGACCGGGTAGTCTTCCTGAGCGACTATGCACATCATCCCTCTGAAATCAAACAGAGCGTGTTGTCCATGCGCGAACTCTATAAGGACAAGAAGATCACAGCTATCTTCCAGCCACATCTATATACCCGTACACGCGACTTTTATCAAGACTTTGCCGACAGCCTCTCGCTGCTCGACGAAGTAATTCTGGTAGATATCTATCCGGCACGCGAAGCACCGATTCCGGGCATCACCAGCAAACTGATTTATGATAACCTCCGCCCGGGTATCGAAAAAAGTATGTGTAAAAAAGAAGATATACTGAACATTCTGAAAGATAAAAACATTGAAGTATTAATTACTCTGGGAGCAGGAGACATCGACAACTATGTCCCCGAAATATGTAAAATCCTCGAAAACCGATAA
- the murG gene encoding undecaprenyldiphospho-muramoylpentapeptide beta-N-acetylglucosaminyltransferase yields MEKELRIIISGGGTGGHIFPAVSIANAITELRPDAKILFVGAEGRMEMQRVPDAGYEIIGLPIAGFDRKRLWKNIAVLVKLARSQWKARSIIKNFRPQVAVGVGGYASGPTLKTASMMGVPTLIQEQNSYAGVTNKLLAQKARKICVAYDGMEKFFPADKIIMTGNPVRQNLTKDIPSKEDALHSFHLQPDKKTILIVGGSLGAGTINKTLTTGLSAIKENSDVQFIWQTGKYYYPQVTEAVKAAGETPNLYVTDFIKDMAAAYAAADLVISRAGAGSISEFCLLHKPVILVPSPNVAEDHQTKNALALVNKQAAIYVKDSEAETNLLDVALSTVKDEQKLKELSENIARLALPDSAKIIAQEVIKLAEKE; encoded by the coding sequence ATGGAAAAAGAACTTAGAATCATCATTAGCGGTGGAGGTACAGGAGGACATATTTTCCCGGCTGTTTCCATTGCGAACGCTATAACGGAACTGCGTCCTGACGCAAAGATACTCTTTGTAGGAGCCGAAGGGCGTATGGAGATGCAGCGGGTTCCCGATGCAGGCTACGAAATCATCGGTCTGCCGATAGCGGGATTTGACCGCAAACGCTTATGGAAGAATATAGCTGTACTCGTGAAGTTGGCACGCAGCCAATGGAAAGCACGAAGCATTATCAAAAACTTCCGCCCGCAAGTGGCAGTCGGTGTAGGCGGATACGCCAGTGGTCCTACATTAAAGACAGCCAGCATGATGGGAGTTCCTACTTTAATCCAAGAACAGAACTCGTATGCAGGAGTTACCAATAAATTGCTTGCACAGAAAGCGAGAAAGATTTGCGTTGCTTATGACGGAATGGAGAAGTTCTTCCCTGCCGACAAGATTATCATGACGGGAAATCCGGTCCGCCAGAATCTGACGAAGGACATACCTTCTAAAGAGGATGCACTACACTCTTTCCACTTACAGCCGGATAAAAAGACAATCCTGATTGTAGGCGGCAGCTTAGGAGCAGGTACTATCAACAAAACGCTGACCACCGGACTGTCTGCTATCAAAGAGAACAGTGATGTCCAGTTTATCTGGCAAACCGGGAAATACTATTATCCGCAAGTAACGGAAGCCGTAAAAGCGGCGGGAGAAACCCCGAATTTATATGTGACGGATTTCATTAAGGATATGGCAGCAGCGTATGCAGCGGCCGATCTTGTAATCTCCCGTGCCGGAGCCGGTTCTATTTCCGAATTCTGCCTTTTGCACAAGCCGGTTATCCTGGTACCTTCGCCCAACGTAGCAGAAGACCACCAGACCAAAAACGCACTGGCATTGGTAAACAAGCAAGCGGCCATTTATGTAAAAGACAGTGAAGCGGAAACCAATTTATTGGATGTAGCCCTGTCTACAGTCAAAGATGAACAGAAACTGAAAGAACTAAGTGAAAATATTGCCAGATTAGCTTTACCCGATTCTGCAAAAATCATTGCACAGGAGGTTATCAAACTGGCGGAAAAAGAATAA
- a CDS encoding FtsW/RodA/SpoVE family cell cycle protein: MDLLKNIFKGDKVIWIIFLCLCLISIIEVFSAASTLTYKSGDHWGPITQHSIILMVGAVVVVFLHNVPYKWFQVFPVFLYPVSLVLLAFVTLMGIITGDRVNGAARWMTFMGLQFQPSELAKMAVIIAVSFILSKKQDEYGANPKAFKYIMILTGLVFILIAPENLSTAMLLFGVVCMMMFIGRVSAKKLFGMLGLLALVGGVAVGILMAIPAKTLHNTPGLHRFETWQNRVSGFFDKEEVPAAKFDIDKDAQIAHARIAIATSHVVGKGPGNSIQRDFLSQAFSDFIFAIVVEEMGLIGGIFVVFLYLWLLMRAGRIAQKCERTFPAFLVMGIALLLVSQAILNMMVAVGLFPVTGQPLPLVSKGGTSTLINCAYIGMILSVSRYTAHLEEQKEHDAQLQLQIETNAADSEAQAAAEPTAQILNSDAKFEDENDINKG; this comes from the coding sequence GTGGATTTATTAAAGAACATATTCAAAGGCGACAAGGTAATCTGGATTATCTTCCTCTGTCTCTGCCTCATCTCAATCATTGAGGTGTTTTCGGCAGCTTCGACACTGACCTACAAGAGTGGTGACCACTGGGGACCGATTACACAGCATTCCATCATCCTAATGGTAGGTGCCGTAGTAGTGGTGTTTCTGCACAATGTCCCCTACAAATGGTTTCAGGTATTTCCGGTATTTCTATATCCGGTTTCCCTTGTTCTATTGGCATTCGTCACGTTAATGGGTATCATTACGGGCGACCGTGTCAACGGAGCAGCCCGCTGGATGACCTTCATGGGATTACAGTTCCAACCGTCGGAACTAGCCAAAATGGCTGTCATCATTGCAGTTTCGTTTATCCTGTCGAAGAAACAGGATGAATATGGCGCCAATCCCAAAGCCTTTAAATACATCATGATTCTTACCGGATTGGTATTCATACTTATTGCACCGGAAAACCTGTCGACGGCTATGCTGTTATTCGGTGTAGTGTGCATGATGATGTTCATCGGACGGGTATCCGCAAAAAAACTGTTCGGAATGCTGGGATTGCTGGCACTTGTAGGTGGGGTCGCCGTAGGAATACTAATGGCTATCCCTGCCAAGACACTGCACAACACTCCGGGACTCCACCGTTTCGAAACCTGGCAGAACCGTGTTTCCGGCTTCTTCGATAAGGAAGAGGTTCCCGCCGCCAAGTTCGATATTGATAAAGACGCACAGATTGCACATGCACGTATTGCCATTGCCACCAGCCACGTAGTAGGCAAAGGTCCGGGAAACTCCATACAACGCGACTTCCTCAGCCAGGCTTTTTCTGACTTTATCTTCGCTATTGTAGTCGAAGAAATGGGACTGATAGGAGGCATATTCGTGGTCTTCCTTTATCTATGGCTATTGATGCGCGCCGGACGAATCGCACAGAAATGCGAACGGACTTTCCCCGCCTTCCTCGTCATGGGTATTGCCTTACTGCTAGTATCACAGGCCATATTGAACATGATGGTTGCCGTCGGACTATTCCCCGTCACGGGACAGCCGTTGCCTCTGGTCAGCAAGGGAGGAACAAGTACGTTGATTAACTGCGCTTATATCGGAATGATATTAAGCGTGAGCCGATATACCGCTCATCTGGAAGAACAGAAAGAGCATGATGCACAACTTCAACTGCAAATTGAAACAAATGCCGCAGATTCCGAAGCACAGGCAGCTGCCGAACCGACAGCACAGATTCTGAACAGCGACGCCAAGTTTGAAGATGAAAATGATATCAATAAAGGGTGA